The following is a genomic window from Saprospiraceae bacterium.
CAGTGTTTTTTTTTAATAGACGGTAAAAACGTGATTGAATTGGGCGGGTCGTCTCAAGCGTAGCTTGACAAGCTCTTCAGAGCCTGCCAAGCTATGCTTGGGAATGAGGGTAGCGAGGAAGAAAATTTGAATTTGCGCGGTTTATTATACACACCAATGTTTACTAAATAAAATAATAAGATCAAGCATGAGTGATAAAATCAAAATACTTTGGGCAGACGATGAGATTGATATGTTGAAGCCCCAATTATTTTTTCTGGAGAAGAAAGGCTACGATGTTGTCACTGTGAGCAACGGTCACGATGCATTGGACGTACTGGATGAGGACGGAAATATAGACATCGTATTTTTGGATGAGAGTATGCCCGGATTGACTGGTCTGGAGACATTAGCACGCATTAAAGTCAAACTTCCCAGCATTCCTATCGTGATGATCACCAAAAATGAAGCTGAAAACATCATGGAAGAAGCGATAGGCTCGCAGATAGACGATTATCTCATCAAACCTGTCAACCCTAATCAAATATTATTGACACTAAAAAAGATCGTTGACAACAAACGTTTGATATCAGAAAAGACTGCAACTGACTATCAGCAAGAGTTCAGAAATATTGCAATGGAAATCAATAGTTCGCCGGACTACAATGAATGGGTGAATATATATAAAAAAATAATTTCCTGGGAGCTTCGTCTCGATGATAGTAATAATGCTCAGATGAAGGAGATACTCAATATGCAAAAAGAAGAGGCCAATAAAGAGTTTTTTAAGTATGTTTCGAAAAATTATATTCAATGGATAAAATCTGGTTCTGGACCCAAAAAATCACAGAATCTATTTAAAGATAAAGTTTTTCCATTGCTTTCTGGTGGCAAACCAGTCATATTTATACTTCTGGACAATCTCAGATATGACCAGTGGAAAATCATCGAGCCTATCATCACAGAATTGTATAAAATTGAAGAAGAAGACTACTTCTATTCTATTTTACCTACAGCAACTCAGTACAGCCGTAATGCTATTTTTTCAGGTTTACTTCCATCTGAAATTCAGAAACGTTTTCCTGAATATTGGTTGAATGACAATGAAGAAGGAGGCAAAAACCTAAAGGAGTCTGAACTGTTTACAGATCAGATAAAAAGAATCGTAAAAAAAGATATCAGATCAGAATACCAAAAAGTAACCAATGTATTGGGTGCAAAACAGGTACAGGACAATGCTCTTAATTTTATTAATAATGATCTGACTGCCATAGTATACAATTTTATAGATATGTTATCACATTCCCGTACAGAAATGGAAGTATTGAAAGAACTGGCAGGTGATGAAAAAGCCTACAGATCACTGACAAAATCATGGTTTGTAAATTCGCCCTTATGGTCAGTGATGCAAAAACTAGCTGATCGCGATGTACAGATTATCCTCACTACCGATCACGGTACTATAAGGGTAAAAAATGCCACAAAAGTGGTTGGTGACAGGGAGACAACTACCAATCTTAGATACAAAGTTGGAAAAAACCTCCAATATGACCGCAGAGATGTATTGGAAATAAAAAGTCCTTTAGATGCAGGCCTTCCAAGTCCCAACATGAGTAGCACATTTATTTTTGCAAAAGAAGATTTATTTTTCCTTTACCCTAATAATTATACCTATTACAATAATTTTTTCAAAGATACTTTCCAGCATGGCGGAATTTCACTTGAAGAGATGATTTGTCCGATTATCAGGCTTATTCCTAAAACCAAATAGCGAGAGATCAAATGTCTGATTTATTTTTTGAAAAATTACTGACTAGACACACTCAAACACCGGAAGTACCGTCTACCGAACTGATAAGTAGCTGGGCAAATGAATTATTGACAGTGTTGTTTCCGGAAGTCACAGAAAAAAGAATGGATTCTGTAGCAGAACTGAAAAATACTTTTGACAGACTACGCATTGATTTGGTATCCTTACTTTATCATACCAGATCCTGTGATCACAGGAGAGAACATGCCATAGCAGACGTCTTCTTTGAAACCATCGAAGAAGTTTATCATGATTTACTTCTTGATATTGATGCTTTTGTTCAGGGAGACCCTGCAGCTTTATCATCATTTGAAGTGATAAGAAGCTATCCGGGATTTTATGCCATTTATATATACAGGATTGCACACATACTTCACAAAGAAAGTGTTCCATTGGTACCTCGTATACTGAGCGAATACGCACATTCAAGGACAGGAAGTGATATCCATCCTGCAGCTGTTATAGGAAAATCATTTTTTATTGATCACGGGACCGGGGTGGTGATAGGTGAAACAACTCATATCGGCGATCATGTCAAAATATATCAGGGAGTAACCCTGGGAGCATTGAGCATTGATAAAAAAATGGCCGGAATAAAGCGCCATCCGACAGTACAGAATGATGTAATTATATATTCCGGTGCTACCATCCTTGGTGGAGACACCGTAGTTGGGAGCGGTAGTGTCATAGGTGGAAATGTTTGGATTACTTCTTCCATTCCACCCGGCACTAAAGTGTATCATCAGGCCGATAACAAGTGGATCTAAAATCAATCCTGACACCATGAAAACATACAAGATCAGCGAATTAGTTGGAAATACACCTTTGGTAGAAATCACAAGACTCAATCCAAATAAAAAAGTCAGAATTTTTGCAAAAATGGAAGGGCACAATCCCGGTGGAAGTGTCAAGGATAGAGCTGCATTGAATATGATCCAATCAGCTTTGGAACGTAGGGAGGTCCAAAAGGGTACAACTCTGATTGAAGCGACCAGTGGTAATACAGGTATTGCATTAGCTATGATCGCAGGCACGTACAATATTGCTATTGAATTGATAATGCCTTCCAATTCGACCAAAGAACGTATCCAAACTATGGAAGCTTTTGGGGCCAAAGTTATTTTGCTTGATACGATAGAAGCGTGCAGAGATTATGCTGATGAAAAATCTAAAGAAGAAGGTTACTTCATGCTTGATCAATTTTCAAATCGGGATAATTACATGGCTCATGTTAAATCTACCGGTCCTGAGATTTGGACTGACACTGATGGCACTATCACTCATTTTGTAAGCTCTATGGGTACGACAGGAACTATCATGGGTACATCCATGTTCCTGAAATCTCAAAATCCGAAAATTCAAATCATAGGATGTCAACCTACAGATGGATCATCTATTCCGGGTATTCGGAGGTGGACTCCTGATTACCTTCCCAAAATATTTGATAGTTCGAGGGTAGATTTTATTTATGATGTATCTGAATCAGAAGCAACCTTTATGGCAAAAAAACTAGCGGCTCAAGAAGGCATTTTTGTAGGTATGAGTTCCGGTGGGGCTGCAGCAGTCGCTCTTAAAATATCTAAAGAGTTGGAGCATGGTGTTGTCGTCTTTATATGTTGTGACAGAGGAGATAGATATCTCAGCAGTAATATATTTGCCTGAAACTTTACATATTTGATTAGATCATAAAAATCTGGTTTATATTTTCTCATTCGACACAATATTAGAATGTTTTTATCGTTATACAGACCAACGTGTCGATGGATGCGAAAGATAAAATGCCATAAATAGAAATTTATAATCATTTATTAAAAATTCCGAATTAGGCCGTTATCTTTGCAACATTTTTTTGGAAATCTGTTTTTCCTCTTTAAATCGCTATTAGAAAATGAAAAGTTTATCAAATCTTAATGTAGTATTTTTTCTGCTATTATTCCTTATTTCTTGCGGAAAAAAAGAGTCAGGTCAGTTAGTTGGAGTTCAGGACAGGCCAAAATGGGGTGGATTCAATCCCTTTGGTATGGTATATGTTCCTTCCGGCACCCTCACCATCGGCCAGAGTGATCAGGATGTCTTTTCCACATATAATCAAAGACAAAAAAATATTTCTATCACTGGCTTCTTTATGGATGACACCGAGATCACTAATAACGAATATCGGCAATTTGTGGAGTGGGTTAGAGATTCAATTGCTCATGAGATGATGGGTAACAAAACCACTGATGACTATGACAATGAAGTGATCGACTGGGAGGTTGAACTTGACTACAGTGATGAAACTCTGAACGATATGTTTTACCAGGGTGATATGGCGTTTGATGGTCAGAGGGAATTTAATAAAGAAGCACTTAAATACAAATATTCATGGCTGGATTGGCAAAAAGCCGCTCATGACAAAAAAGCTACCAGAAAATCATTGATTCAAAAAGCTGAAGTCACTGTCTGGCCCGATGAAATGTGCTGGATAAGAGATTTTACTTATTCTTATAACGAACCCCAGACCAGAAACTACTTTACACATCCGGCGTTTGATGATTATCCGGTAGTAGGAGTTACCTGGAAACAAGCTACAGCTTTTTGCAATTGGAGAACCAAGTTGTGGAATAAATTTAAAGGAGAAGACGAACCAAATACCGAAGAATTCAGATTGCCTTCTGAATCAGAGTGGGAATATGCTGCTCGAGGTGGTCACGAAATATCTCCTTATCCATGGGGAGGTCCTTACATCAGAAATGCAAAAGGATGTCTTCTTGCCAACTTCAAACCTGGAAGAGGTAATTATCCTGAAGATGGTGGATTGCATACTGTTAAAGCTGATGCATATTTCCCTAACGACTATGGATTGTATTGTATGGCAGGTAATGTGTCCGAATGGTGCAGAGATGCCTTCCACGAAAATGCCTACAGACATCAACATGACTTGAATCCTGATTACAGATATGATGCAAAAGATGATGATCCGGAAGCGTACAAAAGAAAAGTAATCAGAGGCGGATCATGGAAAGACATTTCCTATTACTGCCAGACCGGTACCAGAAGCTGGGAGTTTCAGGATACAACAAAATCATATATAGGATTCAGATGTGTCATTACATATCTTGGAAGATCCATCAATGATTTCTAATACATTTGGCTAAAGATTGGGCATACGTTTTTAGAATATGCCCTGAATGAATATTGATTAATTTATTTTAAAATTTTGAACAATGAGTTTTTTTAAGTCACCTACATTTAAATATGTAAAGAATTTGCTTATAGGCCTTGGCGCATCTGTCGTAATGATAGGAGCACTAGGAAAATTAAACAGTACTTCTTGGGGAGGTATGATGATCACTGCAGGTCTTATAGTAGAAGCAATTTTATTTGCTTTGCTCGGTATCCTTGGCCCAGAAAAAGATTATTACTGGGAAAAATTGTATCCGGGACTGGATGAATATTCATCTAACATCGCAGCACTTTCAGATGGTCCAGCAGCTTCAGGATCAAGCCATAAAGCACTCAACGCAGATGTTGTAGAAAATAAACTTGGAGGCATGCTTACAGAATTACAATCCATGTCCAAAAGTCTTGGCTCATTGAAAGCACTACAGGAAGTGGATTTTACACAAACCGGCGATCAACTTAAAGCTATGAATAACTTTTATTCAAGGATGAATGATGCCATGAATTCACTAAATGCAAGTGTAGAAGATACTAAACAGTATCAGGCGCAAATGTCAAGCCTGAGCAAAAACCTGACGTCACTCAATGCGGTTTACGGAAATATACTTTCAGCATACAATGTTAAAAACTAACATTAATATTGCTTGAATTGTAATTTTTTAATATTAAAAAGAATAAAAAATGTCAATACCTAAGGAACCGCGGCAGTTGATGATCAACGTGATGTACCTAGTTCTGACCGCGTTATTGGCACTGAATGTTTCCGCAGAAATATTTAATGCCTTTGAGATGGTAGATAAAGGCCTGGTCAAAGCAAATGATGCCCTAGATGCATCCAATAAGGATATACCTGCACAGATTAAAAAAAGTGCAGAAAAAGGCCAACAATTTAAAACATATGCTGATAGAGTAGATCAGGTCGCTTCTATTTCAAAAGAAGGATCAGACTATGTTAATGGTATCAAATCCTTTTTGGTGGAGAGTAGTGGAGGATATGAAGAATTTGAAGGAAAACAAGTACTCAAAGCCCAGCGTGATTATGATGTGACCACAAGACTTTTGGTTGATCAGGGAAAAGGAGAGGAATTGAAAAACAAAATGATGGAGATCAAGGATAAATTTCTGGCTTTAGTAGATAAAGAAGATCAGGCAGCTTTTGCCTCAAAAATACCAATTGCCATTGATGAAGAAACTTGGCAAAAATCTACCAATAAAAAGAAAAATTGGTCGGATTTTACTTTTGGTCACATGCCTCTTGGAGCGTGTATGCCCATTTTTAGTAAATTTACCAACGATATCAAAAGCTCAGAAGCCACAGTATTGAACTATCTGGCGAGCAAAGTTGGGCTGACAGAAGAAGTAGTTTTGGATCAGTTCAGAGTCGTGTCTTCTCCTAAAAAATCATATGTGATAAAGGGAGAAAAATTTGAAACCGAAGTTTTCCTTTCAGCTTCTGCAGGTAAAACAAGTAATACAGGTGTAAAAATATCTGTCAATGGCGCAAACTTGCCGGTAAATGAAGAGGGAGCTGCTAAATGGGCTACCACAGCAGGAGAAGTGGGAGTTAAAAAATACGAAGCAGTAGCCAACGTTTTTAATCCGGTAACTAAAGAAACAAAATCCTTCAGACAAACTTTCGAGTATGAAGTAGGAGAAAGGTCAGTGACTATTTCAGCAGCAAAAATGAATGTATTTTATCTGGGCGTTGATAATCCTGTAGAGGTTTCTGCAGCGGGCGTACCTTCAGCCCAGATCAAAGTATCCATGACTGGAGGGGAAATCAGCAGAAACGGTGACGGCACATACACAGTAAGACCTTCCGGAGCTCAGGGATCTCAGGCTGTGGTATCTGTTTCGGCGCCAGGGATGAGTGGTTCAAAAACTTTCAGGATAAAAAGAATACCAGATCCAAAACCACTCTTGGGAGGTAAAGAACAACCTATTAAGATCGGTAATGGGACATTTAAAGGATATAGTGCGTTGATACCAATTTTGGAAAATTTTGATTTTGAAGCTAAATGTAATCTTGGTGGTTTTACCTTAGTACGTGTACCAAAAAGATTAGACGCTGAGTTTGCGCCAAACCGAGGTGCAAGAATTGAAGGTCAGGCTGCTACATTGCAGAGTAAGGCAGTACCGGGTGACAGATTTATTTTTCAAGATATCAAGTGCAAATGCCCTGGTGATGCCGTCGACAGAAACCTTGGACAGTTGGTCTTTGACATTCAATAATTTTAAACACTATTTGTACAATGAAAACTCTAATAAATATCAAATCTGTACTAGCGGCATCATTATTCCTTTCAGGAAGTATGATGGTCGCTCAGACTCAGTTAGCAAAACCTGCACCTGTACCATCTGAAGTTAAGACAGAGTCATCTGTACCTTCTGAAGATATTTTTGTGGATGATATCATCCGCAAGCGTATTGTGGTTGAAAATAAAATCATGGACCTTCAGCCAGTCAGAGAAGCAGATATTGCATGGGAAAGAAGAATTCAAAGAGTCATAGATACCAGAGAGAAGCTCAACCTGCCTTTCAGAAGTCAAGAACTCAATCTATTCAAGGTTTTCCAGCAAATGGTATATGAAGGCAAAATTACAGCATTTACTGATGAGTTTTTTAAGCAGGTTCTCTCACCTGATGAGATAAAAGGTAAGATGTCCAAGCTTGATACACTTATTGATCTTAATCCTGATACTTATGAAGAGCAAATCAAGATTGTTAAAAATGATATCAACTGGGAAAAAATAGAACAGTACAGGGTTAAGGAAATCTGGTTTTTTGACAAACAACGATCTGTAATGGATGTGCGTATATTAGGTATTGCACCTCTATTTGCCAGTGATAAGGATAAGGAAAACGGTATACAGCCATATCCGTTATTTTGGGTCTATTTCCCGGAAGCCAGAGAGCCGATGTCAAAATTTAGAGTGTATAATGAAGAAAATGATATGGCACCTATGTCGTGGTCAGATTTGTTTGATGCACGCGTTTTTTCAAGTTATATCTATAAAAAATCAAACGTCCTGGATTTCAGATTAAAAGATTTTTACACCAGATCCTGAGGATACCAGTAATAGAGCAGGTATCGATATGCTGATGCAATCAGAAAAAATTAAAAACGAACTACTCAATATAGAGCATGATCTCTGGGAGTATTAATCTCATGAAATATATAAATGGGAAGTTGTCTTGGCAGCTTCCCATTTTTGTTTTAGGTAGTTACGTATTATGATAAAAAATAATTTATACTTAAAGTAAATTTGATTGCAAAAATTTAGAATTTTAATTGACACATTTTCAATGAATTAATATCAAATTTTTTCACAATCTAATTTCTTTTGACTATATTTAACTTAACTTAAATTTCAGCAGTGAAAAAACAAATAAAATCTGCCCTTATTTCGGTTTATTACAAAGATGGGCTTGAAGATATTATAAGACAACTG
Proteins encoded in this region:
- a CDS encoding gliding motility protein GldL, whose translation is MSFFKSPTFKYVKNLLIGLGASVVMIGALGKLNSTSWGGMMITAGLIVEAILFALLGILGPEKDYYWEKLYPGLDEYSSNIAALSDGPAASGSSHKALNADVVENKLGGMLTELQSMSKSLGSLKALQEVDFTQTGDQLKAMNNFYSRMNDAMNSLNASVEDTKQYQAQMSSLSKNLTSLNAVYGNILSAYNVKN
- a CDS encoding PglZ domain-containing protein, with product MSDKIKILWADDEIDMLKPQLFFLEKKGYDVVTVSNGHDALDVLDEDGNIDIVFLDESMPGLTGLETLARIKVKLPSIPIVMITKNEAENIMEEAIGSQIDDYLIKPVNPNQILLTLKKIVDNKRLISEKTATDYQQEFRNIAMEINSSPDYNEWVNIYKKIISWELRLDDSNNAQMKEILNMQKEEANKEFFKYVSKNYIQWIKSGSGPKKSQNLFKDKVFPLLSGGKPVIFILLDNLRYDQWKIIEPIITELYKIEEEDYFYSILPTATQYSRNAIFSGLLPSEIQKRFPEYWLNDNEEGGKNLKESELFTDQIKRIVKKDIRSEYQKVTNVLGAKQVQDNALNFINNDLTAIVYNFIDMLSHSRTEMEVLKELAGDEKAYRSLTKSWFVNSPLWSVMQKLADRDVQIILTTDHGTIRVKNATKVVGDRETTTNLRYKVGKNLQYDRRDVLEIKSPLDAGLPSPNMSSTFIFAKEDLFFLYPNNYTYYNNFFKDTFQHGGISLEEMICPIIRLIPKTK
- a CDS encoding SUMF1/EgtB/PvdO family nonheme iron enzyme, producing MKSLSNLNVVFFLLLFLISCGKKESGQLVGVQDRPKWGGFNPFGMVYVPSGTLTIGQSDQDVFSTYNQRQKNISITGFFMDDTEITNNEYRQFVEWVRDSIAHEMMGNKTTDDYDNEVIDWEVELDYSDETLNDMFYQGDMAFDGQREFNKEALKYKYSWLDWQKAAHDKKATRKSLIQKAEVTVWPDEMCWIRDFTYSYNEPQTRNYFTHPAFDDYPVVGVTWKQATAFCNWRTKLWNKFKGEDEPNTEEFRLPSESEWEYAARGGHEISPYPWGGPYIRNAKGCLLANFKPGRGNYPEDGGLHTVKADAYFPNDYGLYCMAGNVSEWCRDAFHENAYRHQHDLNPDYRYDAKDDDPEAYKRKVIRGGSWKDISYYCQTGTRSWEFQDTTKSYIGFRCVITYLGRSINDF
- the cysM gene encoding cysteine synthase CysM — protein: MKTYKISELVGNTPLVEITRLNPNKKVRIFAKMEGHNPGGSVKDRAALNMIQSALERREVQKGTTLIEATSGNTGIALAMIAGTYNIAIELIMPSNSTKERIQTMEAFGAKVILLDTIEACRDYADEKSKEEGYFMLDQFSNRDNYMAHVKSTGPEIWTDTDGTITHFVSSMGTTGTIMGTSMFLKSQNPKIQIIGCQPTDGSSIPGIRRWTPDYLPKIFDSSRVDFIYDVSESEATFMAKKLAAQEGIFVGMSSGGAAAVALKISKELEHGVVVFICCDRGDRYLSSNIFA
- the gldN gene encoding gliding motility protein GldN encodes the protein MKTLINIKSVLAASLFLSGSMMVAQTQLAKPAPVPSEVKTESSVPSEDIFVDDIIRKRIVVENKIMDLQPVREADIAWERRIQRVIDTREKLNLPFRSQELNLFKVFQQMVYEGKITAFTDEFFKQVLSPDEIKGKMSKLDTLIDLNPDTYEEQIKIVKNDINWEKIEQYRVKEIWFFDKQRSVMDVRILGIAPLFASDKDKENGIQPYPLFWVYFPEAREPMSKFRVYNEENDMAPMSWSDLFDARVFSSYIYKKSNVLDFRLKDFYTRS
- the gldM gene encoding gliding motility protein GldM, with translation MSIPKEPRQLMINVMYLVLTALLALNVSAEIFNAFEMVDKGLVKANDALDASNKDIPAQIKKSAEKGQQFKTYADRVDQVASISKEGSDYVNGIKSFLVESSGGYEEFEGKQVLKAQRDYDVTTRLLVDQGKGEELKNKMMEIKDKFLALVDKEDQAAFASKIPIAIDEETWQKSTNKKKNWSDFTFGHMPLGACMPIFSKFTNDIKSSEATVLNYLASKVGLTEEVVLDQFRVVSSPKKSYVIKGEKFETEVFLSASAGKTSNTGVKISVNGANLPVNEEGAAKWATTAGEVGVKKYEAVANVFNPVTKETKSFRQTFEYEVGERSVTISAAKMNVFYLGVDNPVEVSAAGVPSAQIKVSMTGGEISRNGDGTYTVRPSGAQGSQAVVSVSAPGMSGSKTFRIKRIPDPKPLLGGKEQPIKIGNGTFKGYSALIPILENFDFEAKCNLGGFTLVRVPKRLDAEFAPNRGARIEGQAATLQSKAVPGDRFIFQDIKCKCPGDAVDRNLGQLVFDIQ
- a CDS encoding serine acetyltransferase; its protein translation is MSDLFFEKLLTRHTQTPEVPSTELISSWANELLTVLFPEVTEKRMDSVAELKNTFDRLRIDLVSLLYHTRSCDHRREHAIADVFFETIEEVYHDLLLDIDAFVQGDPAALSSFEVIRSYPGFYAIYIYRIAHILHKESVPLVPRILSEYAHSRTGSDIHPAAVIGKSFFIDHGTGVVIGETTHIGDHVKIYQGVTLGALSIDKKMAGIKRHPTVQNDVIIYSGATILGGDTVVGSGSVIGGNVWITSSIPPGTKVYHQADNKWI